In Saccharomyces kudriavzevii IFO 1802 strain IFO1802 genome assembly, chromosome: 9, the following proteins share a genomic window:
- the IRR1 gene encoding cohesin subunit IRR1 (similar to Saccharomyces cerevisiae IRR1 (YIL026C); ancestral locus Anc_7.201) → MSTVRRSTRIRTKSQVTEEENSDDEQNASVQHVKTDKVTAKVQREEEEEEEDDDDESEESSSEGGHEDQDDDDYVDAAAVKSKSRKRKSKSASNAGSKRQRKEPAPNQKSAASHAPVYHRSKKDQEQYLEIAKDFHPTELFEILSTSEDVSIEELLREWLETYTENRDQFLQEFINLLLNCCGSVARVEDHDVHSNESSNETIGEVQLLFQRQKLNEFYLLISKENKKRKNFKMGPLYQNFVEFMTKLLEVANDLQLLYVESEEDDTQIVTGNLVLDLLTWLSSFSVCKIRCFRYISTLTLYLFQDYLTRQAVDLEKNYLAKLTRQLSLEEKKKRPNKKTLEKLESTIAEAQGSKVVIESIIDNIVKLCFVHRYKDVSDSIRSESMLHLSVWIKNYPEYFLKVTFLKYFGWLLSDSSVSVRLQVAKILPHLIIQNHNSKSTDNSAIRQVFERFKAKILEVAIHDVNLDVRIHSIQVLTEASSLGYLDDSEILIISSLMFDEEFDPFKTSSFNKRSKFLSTVAKFLARVINEKFEEFTKNHDDLPEEVDGLPVGPVVQVGIFMKILSNSLIYHLKDSAEVDSRTKIRMLTQAAEFLSPYISSHLETICKLLISDTESNDLIQTLQNSSDNNNDDDEDDEELDITPLFPTDRNSTILYLNVFHGLCAGANNPKIQTKGNVKEIVLPLFHDLLNATPIQSADILCPLLESFITFSLDDWISIGYETELRKITDKIIKVFMDSTIGDPRVDLKYDIFAKFIHHIHLFEKKELQEKLLNQISTLNVHLKKFLLEKMDPNNSRDDYGDLTCSLYELYINKLTILGREYPIEVDEELLQLFLNNFVSRITIMVQNFDDNTIQETNFKILVLLATWNLEKWKGILEKVTDHEASTPKNFRSVWKPIAAIIGRLNTLVISLAAISENADNINDLFYLKWSASTSLMDIIVAIKVFELKLPTDATSWKYSMREQFPFYLHDNACKVLLQIFLYLESLYAKQLDVQLERVTDEDANLSDLPETGFFKDIETEFLLFTVKLKGLMKLHILDERFASRMALNKEKLGSLFNKILDDTIMEGPEPNKKSVQKAKPNQTQRGRSPPIQPNSERGSDHANIEKSDSDILMTNDLDPIEESQQGNQALEPIEEHPTMVDAIDNSDAITQE, encoded by the coding sequence ATGTCTACCGTGCGTCGTTCTACTAGAATAAGAACCAAGTCCCAGGTTACCGAGGAGGAAAATTCCGATGACGAGCAGAATGCCAGCGTGCAACACGTAAAGACTGATAAGGTCACTGCCAAAGTGCAAcgtgaagaagaagaagaagaagaagatgatgatgatgaaagcGAGGAGAGCAGCAGTGAGGGCGGCCATGAAGACcaagatgacgatgactATGTGGATGCTGCCGCCGTGAAAAGCAAATCGAGAAAGAGGAAGTCCAAATCAGCATCAAATGCTGGTAGTAAAAGACAGAGAAAGGAACCTGCGCCTAATCAGAAATCAGCGGCATCCCATGCTCCGGTTTACCATCGCTCTAAAAAAGACCAGGAGCAATACTTAGAAATTGCCAAGGATTTCCATCCTACAGAGTTATTCGAGATACTATCCACTTCGGAGGACGTTTCCATTGAAGAGCTGCTTCGAGAGTGGTTAGAAACATATACTGAAAATAGAGATCAGTTCTTGCAAGAGTTCATCAATCTGCTGTTGAATTGTTGTGGCTCCGTTGCCCGCGTCGAGGACCATGACGTCCACAGTAATGAATCTTCAAACGAAACCATAGGTGAGGTCCAGCTGCTTTTCCAAAGGCAAAAACTGAACGAGTTCTACCTTTTAATAAGTAAGGAGAataaaaagaggaaaaatttcaaaatgggGCCCCTTTACCAAAATTTCGTGGAATTTATGACTAAACTGCTGGAGGTTGCTAATGATCTACAGTTGCTGTACGTGGAGTCGGAGGAAGATGATACCCAAATAGTCACCGGTAATCTGGTCTTGGATCTGTTGACTTGGCTGTCTTCCTTTTCCGTTTGTAAGATTAGATGCTTCAGATACATCTCAACACTGACATTATATCTTTTCCAGGACTACTTGACTCGACAAGCGgttgatttggaaaaaaactaCTTGGCAAAACTGACTAGACAGCTGTCActcgaagaaaagaaaaagaggcCTAACAAGAAGACTTTAGAGAAGTTAGAAAGCACCATTGCCGAAGCTCAAGGTAGCAAAGTGGTTATCGAAAGcattattgataatattgtCAAATTGTGTTTTGTTCACAGATATAAGGATGTATCTGATTCGATTCGTTCTGAATCCATGCTGCATCTATCCGTTTGGATTAAAAATTATCCCGAATATTTCCTCAAGGTcacatttttgaaatattttggttGGTTACTCAGCGATAGCTCTGTATCAGTCAGGTTACAAGTGGCCAAGATTTTACCGCATCTGATCATTCAGAACCATAACAGCAAATCTACGGACAATTCCGCTATTCGTCAGGTGTTTGAACGCTTCAAAGCTAAGATTCTGGAGGTCGCAATCCACGATGTTAATCTTGATGTCAGAATCCATAGTATCCAAGTGCTAACGGAGGCGTCATCATTGGGCTATTTGGATGATTCTGAAATCCTGATCATTTCCAGCCTAATGTTTGATGAGGAATTTGATCCGTTTAAAACGTCCTCATTCAATAAGAGATCCAAATTTCTATCCACCGTGGCAAAGTTCTTAGCAAGAGtaataaatgaaaaattcgagGAATTCACCAAGAACCATGACGACCTGCCCGAAGAAGTCGATGGGCTGCCAGTCGGTCCAGTTGTGCAAGTGGGTATCTTCATGAAGATTTTAAGTAACTCTCTGATCTATCATTTAAAGGATTCCGCTGAAGTTGACTCAAGAACTAAGATTCGTATGCTGACACAGGCAGCAGAGTTTTTGTCTCCATACATTTCATCTCATTTGGAAACAATTTGCAAGCTCTTGATTTCCGATACTGAATCTAATGATTTAATTCAGACGCTACAAAACTCGAGCGATAACaacaatgatgatgacgaggACGACGAAGAATTAGACATCACTCCATTGTTCCCCACAGACAGAAATAGCACTATTCTATATCTCAACGTATTCCATGGCTTGTGCGCAGGTGCCAACAACCCAAAGATTCAAACCAAGGGCAATGTTAAAGAAATAGTTCTACCTTTGTTCCACGATTTGTTGAATGCCACACCTATCCAATCGGCTGATATTTTGTGTCCGCTTTTGGAAAGTTTCATCACGTTTTCCCTAGATGATTGGATATCCATAGGCTATGAGACAgaattaagaaaaattacagacaaaattatcaaagtATTTATGGACTCTACAATTGGGGATCCAAGAGTTGATTTGAAATACGATATTTTTGCCAAGTTTATCCACCATATTcacctttttgaaaaaaaggaattgcaagaaaaattattaaatCAAATAAGCACATTGAATGTCcatttaaagaaatttttactggaaaaaatggatCCAAATAATTCGAGGGATGATTACGGTGATTTAACTTGTTCTTTATACGAACTCTACATCAATAAATTGACGATTCTTGGCAGAGAATACCCGATTGAGGTTGACGAAGAGTTACTGCAACTATTTCTGAATAATTTTGTTTCACGTATTACTATAATGgtccaaaattttgatgataataccattcaagaaacaaatttcaagatattAGTGCTGTTAGCGACATggaatttggaaaaatggAAAGGAATATTAGAGAAGGTAACCGATCACGAAGCCTCAACTCCGAAAAACTTTAGATCTGTTTGGAAACCTATAGCTGCTATAATAGGCCGTTTGAACACACTGGTTATTTCCTTGGCCGCTATAAGCGAAAACGCTGACAACATTAACGACTTGTTTTATTTAAAATGGTCAGCTTCCACATCGTTAATGGATATAATCGTTGCTATCAAAGTATTCGAGCTGAAGTTACCCACAGATGCCACATCATGGAAATATAGTATGAGAGAACAGTTTCCATTCTATCTTCACGATAATGCATGCAAAGTACTTTTGCAGATATTTCTATATTTAGAGAGTCTTTACGCCAAACAACTTGATGTCCAATTAGAGAGAGTGACCGATGAAGATGCCAATCTAAGTGACCTGCCAGAGActggatttttcaaagatatcgAAACAGAATTTCTCTTGTTCACAGTCAAATTGAAGGGATTAATGAAGTTGCACATCTTAGATGAACGGTTTGCTTCACGTATGGCGttgaataaagaaaaactcgGTTCATTGTTCAACAAGATTTTAGACGATACGATAATGGAAGGTCCAGAGCCTAATAAGAAGAGCGTGCAAAAGGCAAAGCCAAACCAAACACAGAGGGGAAGAAGTCCCCCAATACAGCCAAACAGCGAAAGGGGGAGCGATCATgcaaatattgaaaagagcGATTCAGATATTCTAATGACAAATGATCTAGACCCTATTGAAGAAAGCCAACAAGGTAACCAGGCACTAGAACCAATCGAAGAACATCCTACCATGGTAGATGCTATAGATAACAGCGATGCGATCACTCAAGAATAA
- the SKDI09G1340 gene encoding uncharacterized protein — protein MEPLINANGEHRCIQETLGAASKSIARSVGSYVEQTICIALPIAILVYACLPQSKRFEGMSPQLKVILLPSIVYSTVFDGSLPFRQPTWLQIINSFLAVGSSLKIVFYLFKRSTGRSSAKFCMATLAVALVAATINVIINVIINYTTPPSNQSTILHSVLLYINDVRDATRPTRQTSISQTVVLVLSDIAIHTAEGVCCGWFVGRWFRLISGDTAGVASIVSLLVALVAALINGRVNGDDYFRILNSSNVRPAIAFGSFHLCERALSSLFPCALVGWNSGVIRGRALIVFLIVSIATFCASTYAMVCAIDDARSRLNTQKLPAIENSTNV, from the coding sequence ATGGAGCCTCTTATCAACGCAAATGGCGAGCACCGCTGCATCCAAGAAACATTGGGCGCTGCATCAAAGTCGATAGCTAGATCGGTGGGAAGTTATGTGGAGCAGACCATTTGCATTGCGCTCCCGATTGCAATATTAGTGTATGCTTGCCTGCCGCAATCCAAGAGATTTGAAGGCATGTCACCGCAGCTAAAGGTTATACTTCTTCCTTCTATTGTTTACTCGACTGTTTTTGACGGCAGCCTCCCTTTTCGTCAACCTACGTGGTTACAAATCATCAATAGTTTCCTTGCGGTGGGCAGTAGCCTAAAGATTGTCTTCTACCTGTTTAAGAGGTCTACAGGACGTTCATCCGCTAAATTTTGTATGGCCACATTAGCGGTTGCTCTAGTCGCTGCAACGATCAATGTGATTATCAATGTGATTATCAACTATACAACCCCACCAAGTAATCAGTCTACTATATTGCACAGTGTTctgttatatataaatgacGTCCGCGATGCAACCCGACCAACTAGACAAACTAGTATATCGCAGACTGTTGTTTTAGTGTTAAGTGACATTGCAATCCATACAGCAGAGGGCGTGTGTTGCGGCTGGTTCGTTGGTCGGTGGTTTAGGCTCATATCTGGAGATACTGCCGGTGTAGCCAGTATTGTTTCGTTATTAGTGGCCTTAGTTGCTGCGTTAATTAATGGGAGGGTTAATGGGGATGATTATTTTCGGATACTTAATTCAAGTAATGTCCGACCAGCTATTGCATTCGGATCATTTCATCTGTGCGAGCGTGCTCTGAGTAGTTTATTTCCCTGTGCGCTTGTCGGTTGGAACAGCGGGGTCATAAGAGGTCGTGCGCTTATTGTATTTCTTATTGTCTCGATAGCAACTTTCTGTGCTTCAACGTACGCCATGGTTTGTGCTATTGACGATGCTCGATCTCGGTTAAACACACAAAAATTACCAGCAATTGAAAACTCGACCAATGTATAG
- the EMC5 gene encoding Emc5p (similar to Saccharomyces cerevisiae EMC5 (YIL027C); ancestral locus Anc_7.200): MTFVSKFLYAVSSLVLFHSGFSSYEFHHLLKLDSLKSSHFFWSKLPRDIKYETYAGLLLFVLAVFTSFEKLQYLPIHSDHGMIISQGNYLKEIALNKATNVDNLVGSNPNGDIIFSPSFVDIHAKRKLSREWASNNEKKEK, encoded by the coding sequence ATGACATTTGTCTCCAAGTTTCTTTATGCAGTCTCTTCATTGGTATTATTTCACTCTGGTTTCTCGAGCTATGAATTCCATCATTTATTGAAACTTGACTCACTTAAAAgttctcattttttttggagtaAGTTACCTAGGGATATCAAGTATGAAACGTATGCGGGATTGCTACTGTTTGTTCTTGCAGTATTCACTTCATTCGAGAAGTTGCAATATCTGCCAATTCATAGTGACCATGGGATGATAATATCCCAAGGGAACTATCTGAAGGAAATCGCATTGAATAAAGCCACTAATGTGGATAACCTGGTAGGAAGCAACCCTAACGGTGACATCATTTTTAGCCCAAGTTTCGTTGATATACACGCAAAGAGGAAACTATCCAGAGAATGGGCTtctaataatgaaaaaaaggaaaaatga
- the SSM4 gene encoding E3 ubiquitin-protein ligase SSM4 (similar to Saccharomyces cerevisiae SSM4 (YIL030C); ancestral locus Anc_7.198) encodes MDGDSDVNVSGLRDELHKVANEGTDTAASNDDAPSGATCRICRGEATDDNPLFHPCKCRGSIKYMHESCLLEWVASKNIDISKPGADVKCDICHYPIQFKTIYAENMPEKIPFSLLVSKSIFTFFEKARLAVTIGLAAVLYIIGVPLVWNMFGKLYTMMLDGSSPYPGDFVKSLIYGYDKSATPELSTRAIFYQLLQNHSFTSLQCIMIVILHIALYFQYDMIVREDVFSKMVFHKIGPRFSPKDLKSRLKERFPMMDDRMVEYLAREMRAHDENRQDQGHDRLDMPAGAVGNNDNVNNVNNLEGDNAALQDPHERRHFENLRHVDELDHGEASAEHDNNDVDDNSPTAEDSSRIVPESATDHEAEEDGEEEEGQQQQQPEEEVDFRDHVDPNPMDMWANRRAQNEFDDIIAAQQNAINRPNAPVFIPPPAQNRVGNVDQDEQDFGAAPAQANVEDQGQGPLVINLKLKLLNVIAYFIIAVVFTALYLAISYLFPTFIGFGLLKIYFGVFRIILRGLSYLYYFSGTNIAYNGLTKLVPKVDAAMNWISTHLIPNIIHLYDGYTQNTMKHSIFIRALPALTTYLTSIGLVCASSNLVSRGYGRENGMSNSTRRLIFQILFALKCTFKVFTLFFIELAGFPILAGVMLDFSLFCPILASNDQTLWVPSICTIWPPFSLFVYWTIGTLYMYWFAKYIGMIRKNIIRPGVLFFIRSPEDPNIKILHDSLIHPMNIQLSRLCLSMFIYAIFIVLGFGFHTRFFFPVVLKSNLLSVPEPYKPTSIVSWKFTAILLTLYFTKRILESSSYVKPLLERYWKTIFKLCSRKLRLSSFILGKDTPTERGHVVYRNLFYKYVAAKNAEWSNQELFTKPKTLEQAMELFGQVRDVHAYFVPDGVLMRVPSSDIVSRNYVQTMFVPVTKNDKLLKPLDLERIKERNKIAAGEFGYLDEQNTEYDQYYIVYVPPDFRLRYMTLLGLVWLFASILMLGVTFASQALINVVCSFGLLPVVKFLLGENNKVYTAWKELSNINRSYLNVYYVCIGSVCLSKIAKDIIHFTEGQNALDEHAIDENELEEVDHDIPERDLNNVPVDNINNAEEGPGIFMTIFNSIFDSMLVKYNLMVFIAIMIAFIRTMVSWVVLTDGILACYNYITIRMFGNSSYTIGNSQWFKYDENLLFVVWIISSMADFGVGFKSLKLFFRNRNSSKLNFLKIMSLELFKQSFLHMAIYVLPIVTLSLLFLRDIPAKQIIDIRHGSRSFASSLNKSFPTWTKMQHLYFGLLIALESFTFFFQASVLFIKWFKSTVQNVKDEVYTKGRALENLPDDH; translated from the coding sequence ATGGATGGTGATTCTGACGTTAATGTCTCCGGGTTGAGAGACGAACTGCATAAGGTGGCAAACGAAGGGACAGACACGGCCGCTTCCAATGATGATGCGCCATCTGGCGCCACTTGTCGTATTTGTCGTGGTGAAGCTACTGACGACAACCCTCTTTTCCACCCTTGTAAATGCAGGGGCTCCATTAAATACATGCATGAATCCTGTCTGCTGGAATGGGTAGCTTCGAAAAATATAGACATTTCAAAACCTGGCGCGGATGTTAAATGTGACATTTGTCATTATCCTATTCAATTCAAGACGATCTATGCGGAAAATATGCCCGAGAAGATACCGTTTTCCTTGTTAGTATCCAAGAGTATCTTTACTTTCTTCGAAAAAGCTCGTTTGGCTGTAACTATTGGTTTGGCCGCTGTACTATACATTATCGGAGTTCCTTTAGTATGGAACATGTTTGGGAAACTATACACTATGATGTTAGACGGATCTTCCCCTTACCCTGGTGATTTCGTGAAGAGTTTAATTTATGGCTATGATAAGTCAGCGACTCCAGAATTGAGTACCAGGGCAATTTTCTATCAACTTTTACAAAATCATTCATTCACATCTCTACAGTGTATCATGATCGTGATACTACATATAGCATTATACTTTCAATATGACATGATAGTGAGAGAAGATGTTTTCAGTAAGATGGTTTTCCATAAGATAGGTCCAAGGTTTTCTCCAAAGGACTTGAAATCGCGTTTGAAGGAAAGATTTCCCATGATGGATGATAGAATGGTCGAATATTTGGCAAGAGAAATGAGAGCCCATGACGAAAACCGTCAAGATCAGGGCCACGATAGACTGGACATGCCAGCTGGCGCCGTTGGTAACAACGACAATGTCAACAACGTCAACAATCTCGAAGGTGATAACGCAGCACTGCAGGACCCTCACGAACGTCgtcattttgaaaatctaCGCCATGTCGATGAACTGGATCATGGCGAGGCCTCAGCAGAACATGATAACAACGATGTGGACGATAATTCGCCAACAGCAGAGGATTCATCCAGAATTGTGCCAGAGTCCGCCACTGACCACGAGGCGGAAGAAGATggagaggaagaagaagggcaacaacagcaacaaccGGAGGAGGAAGTAGATTTCCGTGATCATGTAGACCCCAACCCGATGGACATGTGGGCTAATCGTCGTGCtcaaaatgaatttgacGACATAATCGCTGCTCAACAGAACGCCATAAATAGACCCAATGCCCCAGTATTCATTCCACCGCCCGCTCAAAATAGAGTCGGCAATGTTGATCAAGACGAACAAGATTTCGGTGCAGCACCCGCGCAAGCTAATGTAGAGGATCAAGGCCAAGGTCCCTTGGTGATAAACCTCAAATTAAAATTGTTAAATGTCATTGCTTATTTCATAATCGCTGTCGTTTTCACTGCTTTGTACCTGGCAATTTCCTATTTGTTTCCAACTTTCATTGGGTTTGGTTTGTTAAAAATCTATTTTGGTGTATTTAGAATTATTTTGCGTGGCTTGTCTTATCTTTACTACTTCTCAGGAACCAATATAGCTTACAACGGATTGACAAAGCTAGTTCCCAAAGTAGACGCCGCAATGAATTGGATTTCAACACACTTGATTCCCAACATAATTCATCTTTACGATGGCTACACCCAAAATACCATGAAACATTCAATTTTCATCCGTGCTTTACCTGCTTTAACAACATATTTAACATCAATAGGCCTTGTTTGTGCCTCATCCAACCTGGTTTCCAGGGGTTATGGTCGTGAAAACGGAATGAGCAATTCCACCAGAAGGttgattttccaaattttgtTTGCTCTCAAGTGCACTTTCAAAGTGTTCacattatttttcattgaattaGCCGGATTCCCCATTTTAGCTGGTGTAATGTTAGATTTCTCATTATTTTGCCCCATCTTGGCATCAAATGATCAAACACTTTGGGTTCCTTCAATATGCACAATATGGCCCCcattttctctctttgTATATTGGACAATTGGCACCCTCTACATGTACTGGTTCGCCAAATACATTGGAATGATTAGAAAGAATATTATAAGACCAGGtgttctcttctttattAGATCTCCAGAAGATCCAAATATTAAGATATTGCACGATAGTTTAATTCATCCAATGAATATCCAATTATCAAGGTTGTGCCTATCCATGTTTATCTATGCAATTTTCATTGTTCTGGGTTTCGGTTTCCATaccagattttttttcccagtTGTCCTCAAATCGAACTTATTGTCGGTTCCTGAGCCTTATAAACCAACATCTATTGTCTCGTGGAAGTTTACCGCAATTTTACTGACGTTATACTTCACAAAGAGAATACTAGAATCTAGTTCTTACGTCAAACCTTTGTTAGAAAGGTACTGGAAAaccattttcaaattgtgTTCGAGAAAGTTACGTTTGTCATCATTTATCTTAGGTAAGGATACCCCAACTGAAAGAGGTCATGTTGTTTACCGTAATTTGTTCTACAAATATGTTGCTGCCAAAAATGCAGAATGGTCAAACCAAGAACTTTTCACCAAACCAAAGACTTTAGAACAAGCAATGGAATTGTTTGGACAAGTACGCGACGTTCATGCTTATTTTGTTCCAGATGGTGTTCTAATGCGCGTTCCTTCTTCTGATATTGTGTCCAGGAACTATGTGCAAACAATGTTCGTCCCTGTTACAAAGAATGATAAACTATTGAAACCATTAGATTTGGAAAGGATcaaggaaagaaataaaattgCTGCCGGTGAATTTGGTTATTTGGATGAACAAAATACAGAATATGACCAGTATTATATCGTTTATGTTCCTCCAGATTTCCGCTTAAGATACATGACTTTACTTGGCCTGGTTTGGCTGTTTGCCTCCATTCTAATGCTTGGTGTTACATTTGCTAGCCAAGCATTAATAAACGTTGTTTGTAGCTTTGGTTTACTCCCAGttgtaaaatttttattggGAGAAAACAATAAGGTCTACACCGCATGGAAAGAACTCTCCAACATTAATCGTTCTTATTTGAACGTTTATTATGTTTGCATTGGATCTGTCTGCTTATCTAAGATTGCCAAGGATATCATTCATTTCACAGAAGGCCAAAACGCTCTTGACGAACATgccattgatgaaaatgagttAGAAGAAGTGGATCATGATATTCCAGAGAGAGACCTCAACAATGTTCCCGTTGacaatatcaataatgCGGAAGAAGGTCCAGGTATTTTCATGACCATCTTCAACAGCATTTTTGATAGTATGTTGGTAAAATATAACCTGATGGTGTTTATTGCAATAATGATTGCATTCATCAGAACTATGGTTTCGTGGGTCGTTTTAACGGATGGTATACTGGCCTGTTACAATTACATCACTATCAGAATGTTTGGAAACTCTTCGTACACCATTGGTAATTCTCAGTGGTTTAAATATGACGAAAATTTGTTGTTTGTCGTTTGGAtcatttcatcaatggCGGATTTTGGAGTCGGattcaaatcattgaaGCTATTCTTCAGAAATAGAAATTCCAGTaaattgaatttcttgaaaattatgTCATTAGAACTGTTCAAACAAAGTTTCTTACACATGGCTATTTATGTGTTGCCAATCGTTACACTATCTCTGCTGTTTTTACGTGATATTCCTGCAAAGCAAATCATTGACATTAGGCACGGATCTAGAAGTTTTGCTTCATCGCTCAATAAATCTTTCCCCACATGGACCAAGATGCAGCACCTTTACTTTGGCCTTCTGATAGCACTAGAGTcatttacattttttttccaagcaTCTGTACTCTTTATCAAATGGTTCAAGAGTACTGTGCAGAATGTAAAGGACGAAGTTTACACCAAGGGTAGGGCCTTAGAGAATTTACCTGATGATCATTga
- the ATG45 gene encoding Atg45p (similar to Saccharomyces cerevisiae YIL024C; ancestral locus Anc_7.202): MSSFLLVIPEDVIKGCSEGDKLVVTGEFDNWRHADYVLQYDSSAQNYKVQIPRRNGQRSTMFKVVINDKKWVTLNYFDTVTDKSGYTNNVLHFKDNEASQLMDIPLSPRVRASTVKWKPEEDSLNDYVNLSSHSDLSSTEEIVYWNSDMEDENLDATIQCDFHQAFNSRKESLNGLMCIAKKVKTYWNK; this comes from the coding sequence ATGTCCAGTTTTTTGCTTGTCATCCCCGAAGACGTGATCAAGGGCTGCTCCGAGGGAGATAAACTAGTCGTCACTGGAGAATTCGATAACTGGAGACACGCAGACTATGTTTTGCAGTACGACAGCAGCGCACAAAACTACAAGGTTCAGATACCCAGAAGAAACGGTCAGCGTAGCACGATGTTCAAAGTGGTGATAAACGATAAGAAATGGGTCACCCTTAACTACTTCGATACCGTGACGGACAAATCAGGGTACACCAACAACGTCCTGCACTTCAAGGACAACGAGGCCAGCCAACTCATGGATATACCTCTATCGCCACGTGTGCGGGCCAGCACTGTCAAATGGAAGCCGGAAGAGGACTCGCTGAACGATTATGTAAATTTGTCGTCGCACAGCGACCTAAGCAGCACAGAGGAGATAGTGTACTGGAACTCGGACATGGAGGACGAGAACCTGGATGCTACCATCCAGTGTGATTTCCACCAGGCCTTCAACAGCCGGAAAGAGTCTTTAAATGGGCTGATGTGTATTGCCAAGAAAGTCAAGACGTACTGGAACAAATAG
- the YKE4 gene encoding Zn(2+) transporter YKE4 (similar to Saccharomyces cerevisiae YKE4 (YIL023C); ancestral locus Anc_7.203): MKAFQLCFYLLGTAPAALAHGLHHNHAHAHDQAQGAVILKQESVFYSLVHFLQDKVFVLGPRYNALLAILIIQVMPCLFVLLVPGLRRNDPASVTLPMLVSFSLGTLLGDVLLHVIPESLSGAGDVTTVGAAIFLGFICFLFLDKTMRILSGASSDDSGMHSHSHSHAHQNQDPEKKKKGFNMSAYLNVISGIAHHITDGIALASSFYSSTQVGIVTSIAVTFHEIPHELGDFAVLLSSGFTFQQAIRAQAVTTFGAVVGTAIGCWINEIGNPGHDSASASAGVSELMLPFTAGGLIYIATTSVVPQILQRSTPHGKCREFKRWILQLASIFVGFAVMAHLDEH; this comes from the coding sequence ATGAAGGCGTTCCAGCTTTGCTTCTATCTGCTGGGCACTGCCCCCGCAGCATTGGCACACGGCCTGCATCACAATCATGCTCATGCTCATGATCAGGCGCAAGGCGCTGTGATTTTGAAGCAAGAATCCGTCTTTTACTCGCTGGTCCACTTTCTGCAGGACAAGGTGTTTGTCCTGGGACCCCGCTATAACGCCTTATTGGCCATCCTGATCATACAGGTCATGCCGTGCCTCTTCGTGCTGTTGGTCCCCGGACTGCGCAGAAACGATCCTGCCAGCGTGACACTGCCCATGCTGGTCTCGTTCTCTCTGGGGACACTACTGGGCGATGTCTTATTGCATGTCATTCCCGAGAGCCTCAGCGGTGCAGGCGATGTCACGACAGTCGGGGCTGCTATATTTCTGGGGTTTATCTGCTTCCTGTTCCTGGACAAGACGATGCGGATACTATCCGGAGCCTCCAGCGACGACAGTGGCATGCACTCTCACTCCCACAGCCACGCTCACCAGAATCAGGACccagagaagaagaagaagggcTTCAACATGTCTGCGTATTTGAACGTCATATCGGGCATCGCCCACCACATCACAGACGGCATAGCGCTGGCGTCGTCGTTCTACAGCTCCACACAAGTCGGCATAGTGACGAGCATAGCCGTTACTTTCCACGAGATCCCTCACGAGCTGGGCGACTTCGCTGTCCTGCTTTCCAGCGGGTTTACGTTCCAACAAGCTATAAGGGCCCAGGCGGTGACCACATTCGGTGCCGTCGTTGGCACGGCCATCGGTTGCTGGATCAACGAAATCGGGAACCCCGGCCACGATTCAGCATCCGCATCGGCTGGCGTTTCTGAGCTCATGTTGCCATTTACTGCCGGTGGCCTCATCTACATCGCCACCACCAGCGTCGTACCGCAGATTTTGCAGCGTTCCACCCCTCATGGCAAGTGTCGGGAGTTCAAGCGGTGGATATTGCAGCTGGCCTCCATTTTTGTAGGATTTGCCGTTATGGCGCACTTGGACGAGCATTGA